From Halichoerus grypus chromosome 6, mHalGry1.hap1.1, whole genome shotgun sequence, one genomic window encodes:
- the CCL24 gene encoding C-C motif chemokine 24, protein MTSKYFLPLSLGPELLLRHMAGLATLGASLLLLTLCAHRIDPAGSVPIPSSCCMSFISKKVPENRVISYQLSSASVCPVAGVIFTTRKGQKFCGNPRHPWVQKYMKKLDARRKTASPGVRAMSTKAPVQGNPANTTSI, encoded by the exons Atgacttccaaatattttctcccactat CTCTAGGTCCTGAACTGCTTCTCCGGCACATGGCAGGCCTTGCGACCCTTGGGGCTAGCCTCCTGCTTCTGACCCTATGTGCCCACCGCATTGACCCTGCAG GCTCTGTGCCCATCCCCTCTTCCTGCTGCATGTCCTTCATTTCCAAGAAAGTTCCTGAGAACCGAGTGATTAGCTACCAGCTGTCCAGTGCGAGTGTCTGCCCGGTGGCAGGAGTGAT CTTCACCACCAGGAAAGGCCAGAAGTTCTGTGGCAaccccaggcatccctgggtcCAGAAGTACATGAAGAAGCTGGATGCCAGGCGGAAGACGGCATCCCCTGGGGTCAGGGCAATGAGCACCAAAGCCCCGGTGCAGGGGAACCCTGCCAACACCACATCCATCTAA
- the CCL26 gene encoding C-C motif chemokine 26: MKSFSVGFLVLLIFILSVHRGVARRGSDVAKFCCFQYSHKILPWKWVHSYKFTRNSCSQQAVIFTTKKGHKVCAQPKEEWVQRYITLLRNSSYPNC; the protein is encoded by the exons ATGAAGAGCTTTTCTGTTGGCTTTCTTGTTCTCCTGATCTTCATCCTGAGTGTCCATCGTGGAGTTGCCAGAC GTGGCAGTGATGTGGCCAAGTTCTGCTGCTTCCAATATAGCCACAAGATCCTTCCCTGGAAGTGGGTGCATTCCTATAAATTCACCAGGAACAGCTGCTCCCAGCAGGCTGTGAT ATTCACTACCAAAAAAGGCCATAAAGTCTGTGCACAGCCAAAGGAAGAATGGGTGCAAAGATACATCACTTTACTCAGAAACAGCAGCTATCCTAACTGTTGA